A portion of the Streptococcus sp. Marseille-Q6470 genome contains these proteins:
- the dltD gene encoding D-alanyl-lipoteichoic acid biosynthesis protein DltD: MLKRLWLIFGPVFIAGLLVLLLIFFYPSTRSHNLTEEKYSAASVSAESFKERSQKVRALTDPDMRFVPFFGSSEWIRFDNMHPGVLAEKYNRSYRPYFMGQAGAASLSQYFGMQQITSELENKQAIFVISPQWFTKEDHDPTIFQTYFNNDQLTAFLENQSGDVATQYAANRLLKQNPSVPMKGIVEKLAKNEQLSDFDHSIITASAEFNEKQAALFGQFSIRGRLKYKDHIEKYLSSLPDQFSYEELENIARKEGEENTTNNDLGMENHFYNTQLKKDLKKWEGYQKNYNFLKSYEYNDLQLVLDQFAKSKVNVLFVFQPVNKKWMDYTGLSEEMYQHAVEKIRYQLESQGFTNIADFSKNGGDPYFVKDTIHIGWLGWLAFDKVVNPFLSNPTTAPNYQTNDRFFSQDWANYDGNIKDFQ; this comes from the coding sequence ATGCTTAAACGCCTGTGGCTGATTTTTGGGCCTGTTTTTATAGCGGGATTGTTGGTTCTTCTACTAATCTTTTTTTATCCAAGTACAAGAAGCCATAATCTGACGGAGGAGAAATACTCTGCGGCTTCTGTAAGTGCAGAGAGCTTTAAGGAGAGAAGCCAAAAAGTAAGAGCTCTTACAGACCCTGATATGCGTTTTGTCCCTTTCTTTGGATCAAGTGAATGGATTCGTTTCGACAACATGCATCCAGGAGTATTAGCTGAAAAGTACAATCGCTCCTATCGACCCTATTTTATGGGGCAGGCAGGTGCTGCTTCACTCAGTCAGTATTTTGGGATGCAACAAATTACGTCTGAACTTGAAAATAAACAAGCGATATTTGTAATCTCTCCACAGTGGTTTACAAAAGAGGATCATGACCCGACTATTTTTCAAACCTATTTTAACAATGATCAGTTGACGGCCTTCTTGGAAAACCAATCTGGGGATGTGGCCACTCAGTATGCGGCTAATAGACTCTTGAAGCAGAACCCAAGCGTACCGATGAAGGGGATTGTTGAAAAGTTAGCTAAAAACGAGCAATTGTCGGACTTTGATCATTCAATCATCACAGCTTCTGCAGAGTTCAATGAAAAACAAGCTGCTCTTTTTGGCCAATTCTCGATTCGAGGTCGATTAAAGTATAAAGATCATATTGAAAAATATTTGAGCAGTCTCCCAGATCAATTTTCTTATGAAGAATTGGAAAATATCGCTCGAAAAGAGGGTGAAGAAAATACAACCAATAATGATTTGGGAATGGAGAACCATTTTTACAATACTCAGTTAAAGAAAGATTTGAAAAAATGGGAAGGGTATCAAAAAAATTACAACTTTCTCAAGTCCTATGAGTACAATGATTTACAGCTAGTGCTTGATCAATTTGCCAAGTCCAAGGTCAATGTGCTCTTTGTTTTTCAACCTGTCAATAAAAAATGGATGGATTATACTGGACTGAGTGAGGAAATGTATCAACACGCAGTTGAAAAAATTCGTTACCAGTTGGAAAGCCAAGGTTTCACCAATATTGCTGATTTCTCAAAAAATGGAGGAGATCCATACTTTGTTAAGGATACGATTCATATTGGTTGGTTAGGCTGGTTGGCCTTTGATAAGGTTGTAAATCCTTTTTTAAGCAATCCAACAACAGCTCCTAATTACCAAACAAATGACCGATTCTTTAGCCAGGATTGGGCTAATTACGACGGTAATATCAAAGATTTTCAATAA
- the dltC gene encoding D-alanine--poly(phosphoribitol) ligase subunit DltC has product MDIKSEVIEIIDELFMEDVSDMMDEDLFDAGVLDSMGTVELIVEIENRFDIRVPVTEFGRDDWNTANKIVAGIVELQNA; this is encoded by the coding sequence ATGGATATCAAATCAGAAGTTATTGAAATTATTGATGAATTGTTTATGGAAGATGTTTCTGACATGATGGATGAGGATCTCTTCGATGCAGGTGTCTTGGATAGTATGGGAACAGTTGAATTAATCGTGGAAATCGAGAATCGCTTTGATATTCGTGTCCCAGTTACAGAATTTGGTCGTGATGACTGGAATACGGCTAATAAAATCGTAGCCGGTATTGTGGAGCTACAAAATGCTTAA
- the dltB gene encoding D-alanyl-lipoteichoic acid biosynthesis protein DltB encodes MMDFLQQLPHIEPYGNPQYFLYVITATLPIFIGLLFKKRFAWYEILVSLFFIVTMLTGGKTNQLAALGIYLIWQILLVLFYKQYRKTKDGKWTFYLVSLLSLLPIIFVKVQPAINGTQSLLGFIGISYLTFRSVGVIIELRDGVIKELKLWEYLRFLLFMPTFSSGPIDRFKRFNENYQTIPERDELMDMLAESVRYIMLGFLYKFILAHILGEILLPPLKNLALQTGGLFNHYVVAVMYTFGLELFFDFAGYSMFALAISNLMGIRSPINFNKPFLSRDLKEFWNRWHMSLSFWFRDFVFMRMVMVMTRKKLFKNRNVTSSVAYILNMLLMGFWHGITWFYIAYGLFHGVGLVINDAWVRKKKTLNKERKKAGRPPLLENRWVQLLGMVVTFHVVMVSFLIFSGFLNDLWFKK; translated from the coding sequence ATGATGGATTTCCTACAACAGCTACCTCATATTGAGCCGTATGGGAATCCGCAGTACTTTTTGTATGTGATTACTGCCACCTTGCCAATCTTTATCGGTCTTTTATTCAAAAAACGCTTTGCCTGGTATGAAATATTGGTTAGTCTCTTCTTTATCGTCACTATGTTGACGGGTGGCAAGACCAATCAATTGGCTGCCTTAGGGATTTATCTGATATGGCAAATCTTGTTGGTTCTTTTTTACAAGCAGTATCGAAAAACTAAAGACGGGAAATGGACTTTCTATCTCGTTAGTCTGTTATCTTTACTTCCTATCATCTTTGTCAAGGTCCAGCCAGCTATTAATGGAACACAGTCCTTGTTAGGCTTTATCGGAATTTCTTATTTGACTTTTCGTTCGGTGGGAGTCATTATCGAACTCAGAGATGGAGTCATTAAGGAATTAAAGTTGTGGGAGTATTTACGTTTTCTCCTCTTTATGCCGACATTTTCAAGTGGTCCGATTGATCGTTTCAAACGTTTTAATGAAAATTATCAGACGATTCCAGAACGCGATGAATTGATGGATATGCTAGCTGAGTCCGTCCGGTATATCATGTTAGGATTTCTGTATAAATTTATCCTAGCTCATATTTTAGGTGAAATCTTATTACCTCCGCTAAAAAATCTAGCTTTGCAGACAGGTGGTCTCTTTAACCATTATGTGGTCGCAGTCATGTATACATTTGGTTTGGAACTCTTCTTTGATTTTGCGGGTTATTCTATGTTTGCTTTGGCGATTTCAAATCTGATGGGGATTCGTAGTCCGATCAACTTCAACAAACCCTTCTTATCAAGGGATTTGAAAGAGTTTTGGAATCGCTGGCACATGAGTTTATCTTTCTGGTTTCGTGACTTTGTCTTTATGCGCATGGTCATGGTGATGACGAGAAAGAAATTGTTTAAGAATCGAAATGTGACCTCAAGTGTCGCCTATATCCTAAACATGCTCCTTATGGGGTTCTGGCATGGAATAACGTGGTTTTACATCGCCTACGGACTCTTTCATGGGGTAGGTTTAGTGATTAATGATGCCTGGGTCAGAAAGAAAAAAACGCTCAATAAAGAACGTAAGAAAGCAGGACGACCTCCCTTGCTTGAAAATCGTTGGGTTCAGTTGCTTGGCATGGTAGTCACCTTCCATGTCGTGATGGTCTCATTCTTAATCTTCTCTGGATTTTTGAATGATTTATGGTTTAAAAAATAA
- the dltA gene encoding D-alanine--poly(phosphoribitol) ligase subunit DltA, whose product MSNQPITDMIEAIERYAQLQPNYPVYNVLGEEHTYGQLKADSDSLAAHIDQMGLPEKSPVVVFGGQEYEMLATFVALTKSGHAYIPIDSHSALERVSAIVEVADPSLIIAINEFPIENPATPILNLEQVREAYAAQNAYDLQHPVKGDDNYYIIFTSGTTGKPKGVQISHDNLLSFTNWMITDKEFATPERPQMLAQPPYSFDLSVMYWAPTLALGGTLFALPSAITQDFKQLFAAIFSLPIAIWTSTPSFADMAMLSEDFNAEKMPGITHFYFDGEELTVKTAQKLRDRFPNARIINAYGPTEATVALSAVAITDVMLATLKRLPIGYTKEDSPTFIIDEAGNKLPNGEQGEIIVSGPAVSKGYMNNPEKTAEAFFEFEGLPAYHTGDVGTMTDEGLLLYGGRMDFQIKFNGYRIELEDVSQNLNKSKYIESAVAVPRYNKDHKVQNLLAYVILKDGVKEQFERDIDITKAIKEDLEDIMMSYMMPSKFLYREELPLTPNGKIDIKGLINEVNNR is encoded by the coding sequence GTGTCAAACCAACCAATTACTGATATGATCGAGGCGATTGAACGTTACGCCCAATTGCAACCCAACTATCCTGTCTACAATGTCCTTGGAGAAGAGCATACCTATGGCCAATTGAAGGCAGACTCAGATAGTTTAGCAGCCCACATTGACCAAATGGGACTTCCGGAAAAGTCACCTGTTGTGGTCTTTGGTGGACAAGAATATGAAATGTTGGCAACCTTTGTGGCTCTGACAAAATCTGGCCATGCTTATATTCCAATTGACAGCCATTCTGCCTTGGAGCGCGTGTCTGCTATTGTTGAAGTGGCTGATCCAAGTTTAATCATCGCTATCAATGAGTTTCCCATTGAAAACCCAGCTACTCCGATCTTGAACTTGGAGCAAGTCCGTGAAGCTTATGCAGCTCAGAATGCGTATGATTTGCAGCATCCGGTCAAGGGGGATGATAACTACTACATCATCTTTACCTCTGGAACAACTGGAAAACCAAAAGGGGTGCAAATTTCACACGACAACTTGCTCAGTTTCACCAACTGGATGATTACGGACAAGGAATTTGCGACGCCAGAGCGTCCGCAAATGTTGGCGCAACCACCTTATTCCTTTGACTTGTCTGTCATGTATTGGGCACCGACCTTAGCTCTTGGAGGGACGCTTTTTGCCCTTCCATCAGCCATCACTCAAGACTTTAAACAACTCTTTGCAGCCATCTTCTCTCTTCCGATTGCTATCTGGACTTCAACGCCATCTTTTGCAGATATGGCTATGTTGTCTGAAGATTTCAATGCTGAAAAGATGCCAGGCATTACCCATTTCTACTTTGATGGGGAAGAGTTGACCGTTAAAACGGCTCAAAAACTGCGCGATCGTTTCCCAAATGCGCGTATTATCAATGCTTACGGGCCAACGGAAGCAACGGTTGCTTTGTCGGCAGTTGCTATCACAGATGTGATGCTAGCGACTCTTAAACGCTTGCCAATTGGTTATACCAAAGAAGATTCTCCAACCTTTATCATTGATGAGGCAGGAAATAAATTGCCAAATGGTGAGCAAGGAGAGATCATCGTGTCTGGACCGGCTGTTTCAAAAGGTTATATGAATAATCCAGAGAAAACAGCAGAAGCCTTCTTCGAATTTGAAGGACTTCCAGCCTACCATACGGGAGATGTCGGAACCATGACGGATGAAGGTCTTCTTCTTTACGGTGGACGGATGGACTTCCAGATTAAGTTTAACGGTTACCGTATCGAACTTGAGGATGTTTCTCAAAACTTGAACAAATCGAAGTATATCGAATCGGCTGTCGCAGTTCCACGTTATAATAAAGATCACAAGGTCCAAAATCTCTTGGCTTATGTCATCTTAAAAGATGGCGTCAAAGAACAATTTGAGCGCGACATCGATATCACGAAAGCTATCAAGGAAGATTTGGAGGATATTATGATGTCTTATATGATGCCGTCTAAGTTCCTTTACAGAGAGGAATTACCATTGACTCCAAATGGTAAAATTGACATTAAAGGTTTAATTAACGAGGTAAATAATAGATGA
- a CDS encoding teichoic acid D-Ala incorporation-associated protein DltX produces MNKKKPYYVFFGQTVLYFIILLGLLYFFSYLGQSQGGFIYNEF; encoded by the coding sequence GTGAATAAAAAGAAACCATACTATGTTTTTTTTGGACAAACGGTCCTGTATTTTATTATTTTACTGGGTTTGCTTTACTTCTTTAGCTATCTAGGACAAAGTCAGGGTGGCTTTATCTACAATGAATTCTAA
- the hslO gene encoding Hsp33 family molecular chaperone HslO — translation MDKIIKTISESGSFRAFVLDSTETVRTAQEKHQTQASSTVALGRTLIASQILAANEKGNTKLTVKVLGTSSLGAIITVADTKGNVKGYVQNPGVDIKKTATGEVLVGPFVGNGQFLVITDYGTGNPYNSMTPLISGEIGEDLAFYLTESQQTPSAVGLNVLLDDEDKVKVAGGFLLQVLPGAREEEIARFEKRIQEMPAISTLLESDDHIEALLKAIYGDEPYKRLSEEEIRFQCDCSKERFMDALSSLPVSDLQEMKEEDHGAEITCQFCQTTYNFDENDLEELIRDKS, via the coding sequence ATGGATAAAATTATTAAAACAATATCAGAAAGTGGATCTTTTCGTGCTTTTGTTCTAGATAGCACGGAAACGGTCCGTACTGCTCAAGAAAAACACCAAACCCAAGCTAGTTCAACCGTAGCGCTTGGTCGTACTTTAATCGCCAGCCAAATTCTCGCTGCCAATGAAAAAGGAAATACCAAACTGACTGTCAAGGTTCTTGGAACCAGCTCCCTCGGTGCCATTATCACCGTCGCCGATACCAAGGGTAACGTCAAAGGCTACGTTCAAAACCCTGGAGTTGACATTAAAAAGACTGCAACAGGAGAAGTCCTCGTTGGACCTTTTGTCGGAAACGGTCAATTTCTAGTGATTACAGACTATGGCACTGGAAATCCCTATAATTCCATGACGCCTCTTATCTCTGGAGAAATCGGTGAAGATCTAGCTTTCTATCTTACAGAAAGTCAACAAACGCCTTCTGCTGTTGGCCTTAATGTCCTTTTAGATGACGAAGACAAGGTCAAGGTCGCAGGTGGTTTCCTTCTCCAAGTTCTACCAGGGGCCAGGGAAGAAGAAATTGCTCGTTTTGAAAAACGAATCCAAGAGATGCCAGCCATTTCAACTCTTCTAGAAAGCGACGACCATATCGAAGCCCTCCTCAAGGCAATCTATGGTGATGAGCCCTACAAACGTCTGTCCGAAGAAGAAATTCGTTTCCAATGTGACTGTAGTAAAGAACGCTTTATGGATGCTCTTTCTAGCCTTCCAGTTTCCGATCTTCAGGAAATGAAGGAGGAAGACCACGGGGCGGAAATCACTTGTCAATTCTGCCAAACGACTTATAACTTTGATGAAAACGACCTGGAGGAACTCATTCGTGACAAATCTTAA
- the dusB gene encoding tRNA dihydrouridine synthase DusB: protein MTNLNTPFMIGNVEIPNRTVLAPMAGVTNSAFRTIAKELGAGLVVMEMVSDKGIQYNNEKTLHMLHIDEGENPVSIQLFGSDEDSLARAAEFIQENTKTDIVDINMGCPVNKIVKNEAGAMWLKDPDKIYSIINKVQSVLDIPLTVKMRTGWSDPSLAVENALAAEAAGVSALAMHGRTREQMYTGHADLETLHKVAQALTKIPFIANGDIRTVQDAKQRIEEVGADAVMIGRAAMGNPYLFNQINHYFETGEILPDLTFEDKMKIAYEHLKRLIDLKGEKVAVREFRGLAPHYLRGTSGAAKLRGAISQASTLAEIEALLQLDKA, encoded by the coding sequence GTGACAAATCTTAATACACCTTTTATGATTGGTAATGTTGAGATTCCCAATCGTACCGTTTTAGCGCCCATGGCAGGAGTAACCAACTCAGCCTTTCGTACTATCGCAAAAGAACTTGGCGCAGGCCTCGTTGTTATGGAAATGGTCTCTGACAAAGGTATCCAATACAACAACGAAAAAACCCTTCATATGCTTCATATTGATGAAGGAGAGAATCCAGTTTCTATCCAACTCTTTGGTAGTGACGAAGATAGTCTGGCTCGCGCAGCAGAATTTATTCAAGAAAATACCAAGACCGATATCGTGGATATCAACATGGGTTGCCCAGTCAACAAAATCGTGAAGAACGAAGCCGGTGCCATGTGGCTCAAGGATCCTGATAAAATCTACTCTATTATTAACAAAGTTCAATCAGTCCTTGATATTCCTCTCACTGTCAAAATGCGTACGGGCTGGTCTGACCCATCCCTAGCAGTTGAGAATGCCCTTGCTGCCGAAGCCGCTGGGGTTTCTGCCCTTGCCATGCATGGTCGTACACGTGAGCAAATGTATACTGGACACGCTGACCTTGAGACTCTTCATAAGGTAGCACAAGCTCTGACAAAAATTCCATTCATCGCCAACGGCGATATCCGGACGGTTCAAGACGCCAAACAACGCATCGAGGAAGTCGGTGCTGATGCCGTTATGATTGGGCGCGCAGCCATGGGAAACCCCTACCTCTTCAACCAGATCAATCACTACTTTGAAACGGGAGAAATCCTTCCTGATTTGACCTTCGAAGACAAGATGAAAATCGCCTACGAGCACTTGAAACGCTTGATTGATCTCAAGGGAGAAAAGGTTGCTGTCCGTGAATTCCGTGGCCTAGCTCCTCACTATCTCCGTGGAACATCTGGAGCCGCTAAACTTCGTGGCGCTATTTCACAAGCAAGTACTCTAGCAGAGATTGAAGCACTATTGCAGTTAGATAAAGCATAA
- a CDS encoding YoaK family protein: MADKLILPQNTRLMGVFLGFIGGSLDVFCHIQYHSLVATQTGNILLLISDWHDSHVINTMLRFCSIIFFSLGFLFALHMKEYRKTAYWRVKMLLPLFIGTLLLPFFSRFPLLEVPFIAFGTGMMMLTFTGSLIEDHPYVIFMTSGNYRKMLTALYRIVRGEGDVQEYRRQALNYGIVVGSFVLGAISLAVSMHFFHEWSIWIVSFNLFLIMSYYIARVKQLDLQVENI; the protein is encoded by the coding sequence ATGGCGGATAAATTAATTTTACCTCAAAATACACGACTCATGGGAGTGTTTCTTGGCTTTATCGGTGGTTCTTTGGATGTGTTCTGTCACATCCAGTACCATAGTTTGGTGGCGACACAGACAGGGAATATTCTCCTACTGATATCAGATTGGCACGATTCACATGTCATCAATACCATGTTGCGGTTCTGCTCCATTATTTTCTTTTCCCTAGGATTTCTGTTTGCATTACACATGAAAGAATATCGCAAAACAGCCTATTGGCGGGTTAAGATGCTGCTTCCCTTATTTATTGGAACTCTTCTTTTGCCCTTCTTTTCTCGATTTCCTTTACTAGAAGTACCTTTTATTGCTTTTGGAACAGGTATGATGATGCTAACATTTACGGGTAGTTTGATTGAAGATCATCCTTATGTCATTTTTATGACTTCTGGAAATTACCGAAAGATGTTGACTGCTTTGTATCGCATCGTTAGAGGAGAAGGAGATGTTCAAGAATATCGTCGCCAAGCCTTGAACTATGGAATTGTTGTAGGGAGTTTCGTTTTGGGGGCAATTAGTTTAGCTGTATCTATGCATTTTTTCCATGAATGGTCTATTTGGATTGTCAGTTTCAATCTGTTTTTGATTATGTCCTACTATATTGCTAGAGTGAAGCAACTAGATTTGCAAGTTGAAAATATATAA
- a CDS encoding NUDIX hydrolase, producing MMNQIIPTGMTEKEYFEVHASQAEFLDWYHKQALPQYEKPSVTVDMVAYCFVEGKMKLFLIRRKAHPFQNCLALVGGFMDKGEDAARSCQREVKEEINLDLPLEKIEQLVTVSTPGRDPRGWTVTIAHLVYLPSRALDLAKAGDDAKEVVLVDVDFHTGKCYLDGKELEEKDFAFDHLSIIQTSIQKIQKAIDYDPRFLYLLEDEFTVDDGLALIETLSPGKSCTSDSFLMKYSDRLEEVGFKRIPQKEVITIYRLK from the coding sequence ATGATGAATCAGATAATTCCAACCGGGATGACAGAAAAAGAGTACTTTGAAGTTCACGCTAGTCAAGCTGAATTTTTAGACTGGTACCACAAGCAAGCACTCCCTCAGTATGAAAAACCAAGCGTGACTGTGGATATGGTAGCCTATTGCTTTGTAGAAGGGAAAATGAAACTCTTTCTGATTCGTCGGAAGGCACACCCTTTTCAAAATTGCTTAGCGCTAGTTGGTGGTTTTATGGATAAAGGGGAAGATGCTGCCCGTTCTTGTCAGCGTGAGGTAAAAGAAGAAATCAATCTTGATCTTCCACTGGAAAAGATTGAGCAGCTAGTGACAGTATCTACTCCTGGTCGTGATCCCAGAGGGTGGACAGTTACCATTGCCCACTTGGTTTACCTACCCAGTCGAGCTCTTGACTTGGCTAAGGCAGGAGATGATGCAAAAGAAGTCGTTCTTGTGGATGTCGATTTTCACACAGGCAAGTGTTACTTGGATGGTAAAGAACTTGAGGAGAAGGACTTTGCATTTGACCACTTATCCATTATTCAAACATCCATCCAGAAGATTCAAAAAGCTATCGATTATGACCCTCGTTTCCTTTATTTACTAGAGGATGAATTCACAGTGGATGATGGTTTAGCTCTCATTGAGACTCTAAGTCCAGGCAAATCATGTACGAGTGATAGTTTCTTGATGAAATACAGTGATCGTTTAGAGGAAGTTGGATTTAAACGGATTCCTCAGAAGGAAGTCATTACCATTTATCGATTGAAATAA